One window of the Eucalyptus grandis isolate ANBG69807.140 chromosome 6, ASM1654582v1, whole genome shotgun sequence genome contains the following:
- the LOC104449812 gene encoding uncharacterized protein LOC104449812 has protein sequence MTELDLSVEVYPCPKGSVRHRELVRSLGGKEQFPFLIDPNTGVSIYESSDIVNYLFEKYGNGKNPSAGLLQSTLFTGWMPTILRAGRGMTLWEKARRDQPPGMLELFSYENNPYARIVREALCELELPYILQNVGEGSRREKILMDLSGSKEVPFIIDPNTGSKMGDYKKILDYLFQTYSSAA, from the exons ATGACTGAGCTAGATCTTTCTGTCGAG GTCTATCCTTGCCCAAAAGGGTCCGTAAGGCACAGAGAACTGGTCAGAAGTCTTGGTGGCAAAGAGCA GTTTCCTTTCCTGATTGACCCAAACACCGGTGTCTCAATATATGAAAGCA GTGACATAGTCAATTATCTATTTGAGAAATATGGCAATGGTAAAAACCCAAGTGCTGGGCTACTTCAAAG CACATTATTCACGGGATGGATGCCAACAATTCTTAGAGCAGGTAGAGGAATGACATTATGGGAAAAGGCAAGACGAGACCAACCGCCAGGAATGTTGGAACTTTTCTCATATGAAAACAATCCT TATGCTCGAATTGTCCGTGAGGCGCTTTGTGAGTTGGAGCTTCCTTACATCCTGCAAAATGTTGGAGAAGGATCTAGACGGGAAAAGATACTTATGGACCTATCCGGATCAAAAGAG GTGCCTTTCATAATTGATCCCAACACAGGCAGTAAGATGGGTGACTACAAGAAGATCCTGGATTACCTGTTCCAGACATACTCTTCTGCTGCTTAG
- the LOC104452012 gene encoding lysine histidine transporter-like 5: MPAQIQFYRVKIDDIEALVHAEGSALISTPSDKTIYNMDIELKKAHEAKGNNVNGGDDKDGNDLNEWLPVTASRKANWKHSAFHNVTAMVGAGVLGLPFALSQIGWIPGIGMIIVSWVVTFYTLWQLVEMHEMVPGKRFDRYTELAEHAFGSKAGYWSVMPQQMLVQVATDIVYTVTGGKSLKKCLQLIFPAMANIRQTYYILFFTGLQILLSQTPNFNSLKGVSLLAAVMSLCYSMVAFVASTVRGANHHHGIKYGVRSHTTAGMVFDTLNALGTIAFAFAGHSVVLEIQATIPSTPEKPSKKPMWKGVIFAYVIVALCYLSVAASGFWAFGSLVEDDILISLEKPRWLIAVANFMVFLHVLGSYQVFAMPVFDLIESCLVKHYKYKPGRPLRLISRTAYVALTGFIGMCIPFFGGLLGFFGGLVFASTSYFIPCIMWLAVHRPRRWSFHWTASWVSIIVGVLIAVLAPIGGVRQIILSAKTYRMFS; encoded by the exons ATGCCTGCACAAATTCAG TTTTATCGTGTGAAGATAGATGACATTGAAGCTCTTGTTCATGCAGAAGGATCTGCCCTGATTTCTACTCCAAGCGACAAGACAATTTACAACATGGATATCGAGTTAAAAAAAGCTCATGAAGCTAAA GGAAACAACGTTAACGGAGGAGATGACAAAGACGGAAACGATCTGAATGAGTGGCTTCCGGTGACAGCATCCAGGAAGGCAAACTGGAAGCACTCAGCCTTTCACAATGTCACTGCGATGGTTGGTGCTGGTGTTCTTGGCTTGCCCTTCGCGTTGTCTCAAATTGGATG GATTCCCGGAATCGGCATGATCATCGTCTCGTGGGTGGTCACCTTCTACACGTTGTGGCAACTCGTGGAGATGCACGAGATGGTTCCGGGGAAGCGGTTTGACCGGTACACCGAGCTGGCCGAGCATGCCTTCGGCTCGAAGGCTGGGTACTGGTCCGTCATGCCTCAGCAGATGCTTGTCCAGGTCGCGACCGACATCGTGTACACTGTGACGGGAGGGAAATCGCTGAAGAAGTGCCTGCAGCTGATATTTCCGGCGATGGCGAACATCAGACAGACGTATTACATACTCTTCTTCACTGGCCTGCAAATTTTGCTCTCCCAAACTCCTAATTTCAACTCATTGAAGGGAGTCTCTCTGCTCGCTGCGGTCATGTCCCTTTG TTACTCGATGGTGGCCTTTGTCGCCTCGACCGTAAGAGGGGCCAACCACCACCACGGGATCAAGTACGGAGTCCGATCCCACACGACGGCCGGCATGGTGTTCGACACGCTGAACGCACTCGGGACCATCGCGTTTGCATTCGCCGGGCACAGCGTCGTCCTCGAGATCCAGGCCACGATCCCGTCCACCCCGGAGAAGCCGTCGAAGAAGCCGATGTGGAAAGGCGTGATCTTTGCCTACGTCATTGTCGCGCTGTGCTACTTGTCGGTCGCAGCCTCCGGGTTCTGGGCATTCGGGTCGCTCGTCGAAGACGACATCCTTATTTCTCTGGAGAAGCCAAGGTGGCTCATTGCCGTGGCTAACTTCATGGTGTTTCTTCACGTCCTTGGAAGCTATCAG GTTTTTGCAATGCCCGTTTTCGATCTGATCGAGTCATGCCTCGTCAAGCACTACAAGTACAAGCCGGGACGTCCCCTTCGCCTCATATCTCGCACTGCCTACGTTG CTTTAACTGGGTTCATCGGAATGTGCATCCCATTTTTCGGGGGACTTCTGGGATTCTTCGGAGGACTTGTGTTCGCGTCCACTTCTTACTTC ATACCGTGCATCATGTGGCTCGCAGTCCACCGGCCTAGGAGGTGGAGCTTCCACTGGACAGCATCATGG GTTTCGATCATCGTCGGAGTGTTGATAGCAGTGCTTGCTCCAATTGGAGGAGTGAGACAGATTATTCTCTCAGCCAAGACCTATAGAATGTTTTCTTAG
- the LOC104449813 gene encoding UPF0301 protein MAB_4928c, giving the protein MDLWSLNLKNASGSPCLLRTSFREVCGKSGKAAGTRVLEISALKKRRPSGAPRPVLHRSLVVRALAKKNNNNSNNNNNNNSNSSSSGNGDRSTPDSSDGNRSNDTASQKSNHKNLDWREFRANLFAREQVEKGESEAYNKDEGHHESKPLGVKWAHPIPVPETGCVLVATEKLDGVRTFERTVVLLLRSGTRHPQEGPFGVVINRPLNKKIKHMNPTNLDLATTFADCSLHFGGPLEASMFLLKSGEKAKLPGFEEVIPGLCFGARNNLDEAAALVKKGVLKPQDFRFFMGYAGWQFDQLREEIESDYWYVAACSSNLICGGSSSSSSGLWEEILQLMGGHYSELSRKPKQDM; this is encoded by the exons ATGGATCTGTGGTCTCTGAACCTCAAGAACGCGAGCGGCAGCCCCTGCCTGCTCCGCACTTCCTTCCGGGAGGTCTGCGGGAAATCCGGGAAGGCCGCCGGCACGAGGGTCCTCGAGATCAGCGCCCTCAAGAAGCGGAGGCCTTCCGGCGCCCCCCGCCCCGTCCTTCACCGATCTCTGGTCGTTCGAGCTCTGGCcaagaagaacaacaacaacagcaacaacaacaacaacaacaactccAATTCATCCTCATCGG GAAATGGCGATCGTTCTACCCCAGATTCTTCTGATGGCAACAGATCCAATGATACCGCTTCTCAGAAGTCTAACCATAAGAATCTGGATTGGAGAGAGTTCAGGGCCAATCTTTTTGCAAGGGAGCAG GTAGAAAAAGGAGAATCAGAGGCTTACAACAAAGATGAGGGTCATCATGAGTCCAAACCTCTAGGTGTTAAATGGGCACATCCCATTCCAGTACCAGAAACTGGCTGTGTCCTTGTGGCTACGGAAAAGCTTGACGGGGTTCGCACTTTCGAGAGAACAGTCGTTCTCCTTCTCAGATCGGGAACTAGACACCCACAAGAGGGGCCATTTGGAGTAGTCATCAATCGGCCACTTAACAAGAAGATCAAACACATGAACCCCACTAACCTCGATCTCGCCACAACATTCGCTGACTGTTCTTTGCATTTCGGTGGCCCCCTCGAAGCAAGCATGTTTCTACTAAAATCTGGGGAAAAGGCCAAGCTTCCTGGCTTTGAGGAGGTGATTCCTGGTCTATGTTTTGGCGCTCGCAACAATTTGGATGAAGCAGCTGCGCTGGTCAAGAAGGGAGTTCTGAAGCCTCAGGATTTTAGATTCTTTATGGGCTATGCTGGATGGCAGTTTGATCAGttgagagaagaaatagaatctGATTATTGGTATGTCGCTGCATGTAGCTCAAATCTGATCTGTGGTGGTTCATCAAGTTCATCCTCAGGCCTTTGGGAGGAGATCCTGCAGCTAATGGGCGGTCACTATTCAGAGCTTAGCCGGAAGCCTAAGCAAGATATGTAA
- the LOC104449814 gene encoding probable serine/threonine-protein kinase At1g09600 codes for MGCLCSKEAVVDEKIGEDVKAAELSKSSVQLVAPSAKSIESQGNGGNDGSSRPMSKASSQVHRGSVHAASEEAEKKTRIVERPTRGHQRGISMDLGQNGGLQGMSRIVSLPHGIEGEQIVAGWPSWLTSVAGDAIRGLVPRKAESFKKLNQIGQGTYSTVYRARDLETGKIVAMKKVRFANMDPESVRFMAREINILRKLDHPNIMKLEGLVTSRISGSLYLVFEYMEHDLAGLIARPGVKLSEPQIKCYMQQLLRGLDYCHKRGVLHRDIKGSNLLIDNDGVLKIGDFGLATFFQPDQQQPLTSRVVTLWYRAPELLLGATKYGVAVDLWSTGCILAELFAGEPIMPGRTEVEQLHKIFKLCGSPSEDYWQNTRFPQATSFRTQQHHKRRVAEKFKDFPSSALALIEKLLAMEPKERGSAASALKSEFFMTKPFPCDTSSLPKYPPSKEFDAKLRNAEARRQKAEAVKGRGPESVRRGSRDDKLPTPEFDGNGEVCLQGQSNHISISHKFNPQEDSGSGFPIEPPRVNRPNDYSHCSSMIHPSITESSLTSKGSSRKNQADLKPQKSVIPHATADLSNASLKKNDEGAPKELVQGYVPKKNRIHYSGPLMPPGANIDDMLKEHERQIQQAVRNARLGRNRTNKYGQSH; via the exons ATGGGCTGCTTGTGTTCGAAGGAAGCAGTCGTCGACGAAAAGATTGGGGAAGATGTGAAGGCTGCGGAATTGAGCAAGTCCTCTGTCCAGTTGGTCGCTCCCAGTGCCAAGAGTATAGAGTCACAGGGAAATGGCGGGAATGATGGCTCGTCTCGTCCGATGTCAAAGGCCTCCTCGCAGGTGCATCGGGGTTCTGTGCACGCCGCATCAGAAGaagcagaaaagaaaaccaGGATTGTTGAGAGACCCACAAGGGGACATCAGAGAGGAATAAGCATGGATTTAGGACAAAATGGAGGACTACAGGGGATGTCGAGGATCGTCAGTCTGCCTCACGGTATCGAAGGAGAGCAAATTGTTGCTGGATGGCCATCTTGGCTTACTTCGGTTGCCGGAGATGCTATTAGAGGATTGGTACCTCGGAAAGCTGAGTCCTTCAAGAAGTTAAACCAA ATTGGACAGGGGACCTACAGCACTGTTTACAGGGCTCGTGACCTCGAAACGGGTAAAATTGTTGCAATGAAGAAAGTGAGATTTGCTAACATGGATCCCGAGAGTGTGCGCTTCATGGCTAGGGAAATTAACATATTGCGGAAACTTGATCACCCCAACATTATGAAGCTTGAGGGTCTTGTCACTTCCAGGATTTCAGGCAGCTTGTATCTTGTGTTTGAGTATATGGAGCATGACCTTGCTGGCCTTATTGCCAGGCCTGGCGTCAAGTTAAGTGAGCCTCAG ATTAAATGTTATATGCAACAACTGCTTCGTGGACTGGATTACTGCCATAAGCGTGGTGTTTTGCATAGAGACATTAAGGGTTCTAATCTCCTAATCGACAATGATGGAGTCCTCAAAATCGGCGACTTTGGTCTTGCCACATTTTTTCAGCCTGACCAGCAGCAGCCACTGACCAGTCGTGTGGTAACTCTTTGGTATAGGGCACCTGAGCTGCTGCTTGGTGCTACCAAATATGGAGTTGCCGTGGATCTATGGAGCACCGGCTGCATCCTTGCCGAATTGTTTGCAGGAGAACCTATTATGCCTGGAAGAACTGAG GTGGAGCAGctacataaaattttcaagttgtGTGGTTCTCCTTCTGAGGATTACTGGCAGAACACGAGGTTTCCACAAGCAACTAGCTTCAGAACTCAGCAACATCATAAACGCCGGGTCGCCGAGAAATTCAAAGACTTCCCATCTTCTGCTCTGGCACTTATAGAAAAACTCCTTGCAATGGAACCAAAAGAGAGAGGATCTGCTGCTTCCGCACTGAAAAGTGAG TTTTTTATGACAAAACCCTTTCCATGCGACACATCAAGTCTGCCAAAGTATCCTCCAAGCAAAGAGTTCGATGCCAAGCTACGAAATGCGGAAGCAAGAAG GCAAAAAGCAGAGGCAGTCAAAGGACGAGGACCTGAATCTGTTAGGAGGGGTTCGAGAGATGATAAATTGCCGACACCAGAATTTGATGGTAACGGGGAGGTTTGTTTGCAG GGACAGTCAAATCACATAAGCATTAGTCATAAATTCAATCCCCAGGAGGATAGTGGGTCCGGTTTCCCAATTGAGCCTCCGAGAGTAAACAGACCGAATGATTATTCTCATTGTAGCTCGATGATTCACCCCAGCATAACCGAATCCTCATTGACCAGCAAGGGTAGCTCCAGAAAGAATCAAGCAGATTTGAAGCCGCAGAAGTCTGTCATTCCCCATGCAACAGCAGACTTGTCAAATGCATCTCTTAAAAAGAATGACGAGGGGGCTCCTAAAGAATTGGTGCAG GGATATGTACCAAAGAAAAACAGGATCCACTATTCAGGACCGCTGATGCCTCCAGGAGCGAACATTGATGATATGCTGAAAGAGCACGAGAGACAAATCCAGCAGGCTGTCCGAAATGCACGTCTGGGCAGGAACAGGACCAACAAGTATGGGCAATCCCATTAG
- the LOC104449815 gene encoding 11-beta-hydroxysteroid dehydrogenase B, producing MDLVNSFMNWVVPPASMVMLAFAWPALSFLHACEWLYNTYYSEDMEDKVVIITGASSGIGEQIAYEYAKRRANLVLVARREFRLIGISENARRMGAKHVLIIAADVVKEEDCRRFVNETISLYGRLDHLVNTASLGHTFYFEEVTDTSVFPHFMDINFWGNVYPTYVALPYLHQSNGKIVVNASVENWLPLPRMSLYSAAKAALVNFYETLRFEVRDEVGITIATHGWIGSEMTRGKFMLEEGAEMQWKEEREVHVSGGPVEEFAKLIVSGACRGDPYVKYPSWYDTFLLFRVFAPNVLRWTFRLLLATHGARRTSLVGTGRPVWEGAGRPLLEGPSPRKLIASPVTSSQLSPQYQQKME from the exons ATGGATCTGGTGAACTCGTTCATGAACTGGGTGGTGCCGCCGGCGAGCATGGTGATGCTGGCCTTCGCGTGGCCCGCTCTGTCTTTTCTCCACGCATGCGAGTGGCTCTACAACACGTACTATAGCGAGGACATGGAGGACAAGGTGGTCATCATCACCGGTGCTTCTTCCGGTATCGGAGAG CAAATTGCTTATGAGTATGCCAAGAGGAGAGCGAATCTTGTGTTGGTAGCACGGAGGGAGTTTAGGCTCATTGGAATCAGTGAGAATGCAAGGCGGATGGGTGCAAAGCATGTCCTGATTATCGCTGCAGATGTCGTCAAAGAAGAGGATTGTCGGAGATTCGTCAATGAGACCATAAGTCTGTACGGGCGTT TGGATCATTTAGTGAATACAGCTAGTCTTGGACATACATTCTACTTTGAAGAAGTAACAGACACATCTGTTTTCCCGCATTTTATG GATATAAACTTTTGGGGAAATGTTTATCCAACTTATGTTGCGCTGCCTTATCTACACCAGAGCAATGGGAAGATTGTAGTAAATGCGTCGGTGGAGAACTGGTTACCTCTGCCAAGGATGAGCCTCTATTCT GCAGCGAAGGCAGCTCTGGTGAACTTTTATGAGACTCTGAGGTTTGAAGTCAGAGATGAAGTCGGGATAACAATAGCTACGCATGGTTGGATTGGCAGCGAAATGACCAGAGGCAAGTTCATGTTAGAGGAGGGTGCGGAGATGcaatggaaagaagaaagagaa GTGCATGTCAGTGGGGGGCCCGTGGAAGAGTTTGCAAAGTTGATTGTATCGGGCGCTTGCCGAGGAGATCCGTACGTCAAATACCCGAGCTGGTATGACACGTTCCTCCTCTTCAGGGTCTTCGCACCGAACGTGCTCCGGTGGACATTCCGCCTGCTCCTCGCGACGCACGGTGCTCGAAGGACGTCCCTCGTGGGGACGGGGAGGCCCGTCTGGGAGGGGGCAGGGAGGCCGCTTCTGGAGGGCCCTTCGCCGAGGAAGCTGATTGCTAGTCCAGTCACCTCTTCGCAGCTCAGCCCTCAGTACCAGCAAAAAATGGAATGA
- the LOC104452013 gene encoding ethylene-responsive transcription factor ERF020, which yields MSSSSSEEPRNAKYAGVRRRKWGKWVSEIRVPGTQERLWLGSYTSPEGAAVAHDVASYCLRGPSCLDKLNFPSLLPPSARPGVSPRSAQRAASDAGMAVDARYIARRSDEEADRTSPGHRPEVGWECAQGNEASSGTRGGRGGGDGLSISVDDYL from the coding sequence ATGAGCAGCTCGTCGTCCGAGGAGCCCAGGAACGCCAAGTACGCCGGGGTCCGCCGGAGGAAGTGGGGCAAGTGGGTGTCGGAGATCCGGGTCCCCGGCACGCAGGAGCGGCTCTGGCTCGGCTCCTACACCTCCCCCGAGGGCGCCGCCGTCGCCCACGACGTCGCCTCCTACTGCCTCCGCGGGCCCTCCTGCCTCGACAAGCTCAACTTCCCCTCGCTGCTGCCGCCCAGCGCGCGGCCCGGCGTGTCGCCGAGGTCGGCGCAGAGGGCCGCCTCGGACGCCGGCATGGCGGTCGACGCGCGGTACATCGCCAGGAGGTCGGACGAGGAAGCGGACAGGACGAGCCCCGGCCACCGACCAGAGGTCGGTTGGGAGTGTGCGCAAGGGAATGAGGCTTCTTCCGGGACgcggggagggagaggaggaggtgATGGTTTGAGCATTTCGGTGGATGACTACCTGTGA